One window of Methanobacterium alkalithermotolerans genomic DNA carries:
- a CDS encoding roadblock/LC7 domain-containing protein: MDYSALKNKLEKKLSVLKKIEGVEGTLVVDNQGDTLYSDLHAQDDSLFGSMANIISNSSLKLLQYTRQGTGERILVESSQGKALFLSLKKAHLLILTNKKASIGRVMLTSKKLALKIQEMPEIKSLKLTTTPKVEEISTAPVKSEDAISSVDEKELISSPPVSVKESDIKEKTAVPGGDDFTASQSKIESPVSDEELMEKEMVEDKSIEEYSNLVETSHKVPVEKTSITDTPIQTTEDKTIEAESKFKEPEITEDASIEIEEKEVVMDIPVIKPPISFPEMPDEVVIPLDLEEKSELIIDIYESILLAMSIGASKIMGVSPARGMLKKSLPLDQCPELLEDVDVKSNSVLEFDKIRKNLEKYPLENRVENSINDLSILISAITDNYGRVMGYDAFRGMIRVEFKRIYESYGVAMEELDIKSKIHPELKELLIK, from the coding sequence ATGGATTACTCCGCTCTTAAAAATAAATTAGAAAAAAAATTGAGTGTTCTTAAAAAAATTGAGGGTGTGGAAGGTACTTTAGTTGTGGATAATCAGGGAGATACATTATACAGTGACCTGCATGCCCAGGATGATTCCCTTTTTGGATCAATGGCTAATATTATAAGTAATTCCTCTCTTAAATTACTTCAATACACCCGGCAGGGTACTGGGGAGAGAATACTGGTAGAATCCTCCCAGGGAAAAGCACTTTTTTTGAGTTTAAAAAAAGCACATTTACTAATTTTAACCAATAAAAAGGCCAGTATAGGAAGGGTGATGTTAACTTCCAAAAAATTGGCCTTGAAAATACAGGAAATGCCTGAGATTAAATCATTGAAATTAACAACCACCCCTAAAGTTGAAGAAATCAGCACAGCTCCGGTAAAATCTGAAGATGCGATTTCTTCTGTGGATGAAAAAGAATTAATTTCTTCGCCGCCGGTTAGTGTTAAAGAGTCCGATATTAAAGAAAAAACAGCAGTTCCCGGGGGAGATGATTTTACTGCTTCTCAATCTAAAATAGAATCCCCTGTTTCTGATGAAGAATTAATGGAAAAGGAAATGGTAGAAGATAAATCTATTGAGGAATATTCCAACCTTGTAGAAACTTCACATAAGGTGCCTGTTGAAAAAACAAGTATAACTGATACACCTATCCAAACTACAGAAGATAAAACTATAGAGGCCGAATCTAAGTTTAAAGAACCAGAAATTACAGAAGATGCCTCGATTGAAATTGAAGAAAAAGAAGTAGTTATGGATATACCGGTAATAAAACCACCGATATCATTTCCAGAAATGCCTGATGAGGTAGTAATACCTTTAGATTTGGAAGAAAAATCAGAGTTAATTATAGATATATATGAATCAATTTTGCTGGCCATGTCCATTGGTGCTAGTAAAATTATGGGAGTTTCCCCTGCCCGGGGGATGTTAAAAAAATCATTACCTCTGGATCAATGTCCTGAACTTCTTGAGGATGTGGATGTTAAAAGTAATTCTGTTTTAGAATTTGATAAAATAAGAAAAAATTTAGAAAAATATCCTCTTGAAAACCGGGTGGAAAACTCGATCAATGATTTATCCATCTTGATTTCTGCCATTACCGATAACTATGGCCGGGTAATGGGATATGATGCATTCCGGGGTATGATACGGGTGGAATTTAAAAGAATTTATGAATCCTATGGAGTGGCTATGGAAGAATTGGATATAAAATCTAAAATCCATCCAGAATTAAAAGAACTGCTAATTAAATAA
- a CDS encoding class E sortase, producing the protein MRNSRLISVVIILICLLVCCSIIMVAYSDFNKLKSSQARLEHYKNAPRDLLDPDISPQAESRAGGSTILGRLIIPRLDLNVMIRTDTVNAYNSVYHYTESVMPGSNGDCGLLGHRTTYSGPFRHITSLKVGDTVIIQDEILSKKYVYQVVSTGDDIRWDYRTNPVKFSQDGEPRLMLITCHPAGTSNAAWITHCKLVSTSEL; encoded by the coding sequence ATGCGTAACTCCCGCTTGATTTCTGTAGTCATAATCCTGATATGTCTGTTAGTATGCTGCAGTATCATTATGGTTGCCTATAGTGATTTTAATAAATTAAAAAGTTCACAGGCCCGCCTGGAACATTATAAAAATGCACCGCGGGATCTTTTAGATCCAGATATTAGTCCCCAGGCAGAATCTCGAGCAGGGGGTTCCACCATCCTGGGCAGGCTCATTATACCCCGCTTAGATTTGAATGTCATGATCCGAACCGATACCGTGAATGCTTATAACTCTGTTTACCACTACACCGAAAGTGTTATGCCTGGAAGTAATGGAGATTGTGGGCTTTTAGGACATAGAACTACTTATTCTGGCCCTTTCAGACATATAACAAGTTTGAAAGTGGGAGATACGGTTATTATACAGGATGAAATTCTCTCCAAAAAATATGTTTACCAGGTGGTATCCACCGGTGATGATATACGCTGGGATTACCGCACCAATCCTGTTAAGTTTTCCCAAGACGGAGAACCCCGTTTAATGTTAATAACCTGCCACCCGGCAGGAACCAGTAACGCGGCATGGATAACTCACTGTAAATTAGTATCTACTTCAGAGCTCTAA
- a CDS encoding mechanosensitive ion channel family protein → MEVNGLIRDIAVIVIIVLVSILIVRWFYFFIKRFGKKFEWDLTVIQVLQDIVKYGIGILALSVILKEIGIDITAIAVSLGIVGVAVGFASRDIISNFISGVLILMDKSFKVGDTIEISNQKGKVTKVGFRTTTITNPNNSVITIPNSSFSKNPYSNYTSMDRRRVDLNVTVSYNTNLEKLASAIEKRISAFPWVLTEEKPQMMIKELSDVGVKILITAWTNDPWKTSKYRSLMAEEIKKILGEENA, encoded by the coding sequence ATGGAGGTAAATGGCCTTATTCGAGACATTGCTGTTATTGTTATAATCGTTTTAGTTTCCATTCTAATAGTCAGATGGTTTTATTTTTTTATAAAGAGATTTGGTAAGAAATTTGAATGGGATTTAACGGTTATTCAGGTCTTGCAGGATATCGTAAAATATGGGATAGGTATTCTGGCTTTAAGTGTTATTTTAAAAGAGATAGGAATTGATATTACTGCCATTGCAGTAAGTTTAGGAATAGTTGGTGTGGCAGTAGGTTTTGCATCACGGGATATTATATCTAACTTTATATCCGGGGTTTTAATCCTGATGGATAAAAGTTTTAAAGTAGGGGATACCATTGAAATATCAAATCAAAAGGGTAAAGTAACAAAAGTAGGATTTAGAACCACCACCATAACTAATCCCAATAACAGCGTTATAACCATACCTAACTCCTCTTTTTCCAAAAATCCCTACTCTAACTACACTTCAATGGATCGCCGAAGAGTGGATTTGAATGTAACAGTTTCCTATAATACTAATCTGGAAAAATTGGCCAGTGCCATTGAAAAGAGAATATCTGCCTTTCCCTGGGTTTTAACTGAAGAAAAACCACAGATGATGATAAAAGAACTTTCAGATGTAGGTGTAAAAATATTAATCACTGCCTGGACTAATGATCCATGGAAAACATCTAAATATCGTTCTTTAATGGCTGAAGAGATAAAGAAAATTTTAGGAGAAGAAAATGCGTAA
- the rnz gene encoding ribonuclease Z has translation MELIFLGTSSAVPSKYRNHSAIALKAFGEIILFDCGEGTQRQMVQLKLSPMKVNNIFITHLHGDHILGIPGIIQSMGFRGRKEKLNIYGPPGIAMVIDSIMNLGYFTLNFNIEVHEIDGGILIDEKEYAIECAKTEHSIPNFSYSIIEKKKPRFLRKKALELGIEPGPDFGKLHAGTSVEVNGKIIKPEDVLGEPRKGIKIVYSGDTRPCDALIDLAMDADILIHESTFQADSPDKAEETCHSTAQEAANVALQARAKKLILTHISTRYKKSKILEKSAKEIFKNSMVAEDLMVVKVK, from the coding sequence ATGGAATTAATATTTTTAGGTACATCCTCTGCAGTTCCCTCTAAATATAGGAATCATTCAGCTATTGCTTTAAAGGCATTTGGGGAGATAATATTATTTGACTGTGGAGAAGGGACCCAACGACAAATGGTTCAACTAAAACTCAGCCCCATGAAGGTGAATAACATCTTTATCACCCATCTACATGGAGACCACATCCTGGGTATTCCTGGAATTATCCAGTCTATGGGATTTAGAGGAAGAAAAGAGAAACTTAATATTTATGGTCCCCCGGGCATAGCAATGGTTATTGATTCTATAATGAATCTGGGTTATTTCACCCTTAATTTTAATATTGAAGTTCATGAAATTGATGGAGGTATATTAATCGATGAAAAGGAATACGCTATTGAGTGTGCTAAAACAGAGCACAGTATTCCCAATTTTTCTTATTCAATTATTGAAAAGAAAAAGCCGCGCTTTTTGAGAAAAAAGGCTCTGGAGCTGGGTATAGAACCTGGGCCTGACTTTGGTAAATTGCATGCTGGCACCAGTGTCGAGGTTAATGGTAAAATTATTAAACCGGAAGATGTCCTGGGAGAACCCCGAAAGGGAATAAAAATCGTTTATTCTGGAGATACTAGACCATGCGATGCTTTAATCGATTTAGCGATGGATGCGGACATATTGATTCATGAATCAACTTTTCAAGCAGATAGCCCGGATAAAGCAGAAGAGACCTGCCATTCCACTGCCCAGGAAGCTGCAAATGTTGCCCTCCAGGCCAGGGCAAAGAAATTAATCCTGACTCATATCAGTACCCGTTATAAAAAATCTAAAATACTGGAGAAGTCTGCTAAAGAAATCTTTAAAAATTCTATGGTGGCCGAGGATCTCATGGTAGTGAAGGTGAAGTAA
- the nadC gene encoding carboxylating nicotinate-nucleotide diphosphorylase, producing MKNTLRQMINDDIGFEDLTTNALISPGIKARSEIISRQSGIIAGVDVAKVIFKDFNLKCSSNKEDGDIISKGESILNISGSARSILTLERTVLNLMMKMSGIATLTSKMVEKARSVNENVKIAGTRKTTPGLQFFEKSAIKFGGGDTHRFRLDDCILIKDNHIALLGDLSLAIKKARKNVSFTKKIEVEVENLEDALLAANMGVDIVMLDNMPPNKVKLVITALKENNLRDKIIIEVSGGITPDNLLDYAATGVDVISMGFITHSAPSMDLSLEILH from the coding sequence ATGAAAAATACGCTAAGACAGATGATTAATGATGATATTGGCTTCGAAGATTTAACTACTAATGCACTTATATCTCCAGGAATTAAGGCCAGAAGTGAAATAATATCTCGCCAAAGTGGAATTATTGCTGGTGTTGATGTTGCAAAAGTAATTTTCAAGGATTTTAATTTAAAATGTTCCTCTAATAAAGAGGATGGGGATATAATATCTAAAGGAGAATCAATATTAAATATAAGTGGTAGTGCACGCTCTATTCTAACATTAGAACGCACTGTACTGAATCTAATGATGAAAATGAGTGGAATTGCTACACTAACCTCTAAAATGGTTGAAAAAGCAAGATCAGTTAATGAAAATGTAAAAATTGCAGGTACTCGAAAAACAACTCCCGGACTTCAATTTTTTGAAAAATCAGCCATAAAATTCGGTGGGGGAGATACCCATAGATTCAGATTGGATGATTGTATTTTGATTAAAGATAATCACATTGCACTTTTAGGAGATTTGTCCCTGGCCATAAAAAAGGCCCGAAAAAATGTGAGCTTTACTAAAAAAATTGAAGTGGAGGTTGAAAATTTAGAAGATGCATTATTAGCAGCTAATATGGGAGTAGATATTGTAATGTTAGATAACATGCCTCCTAATAAAGTAAAATTAGTTATAACTGCATTAAAGGAAAATAATTTAAGAGATAAAATTATTATTGAAGTTTCAGGAGGTATAACTCCCGATAACCTGTTGGATTATGCAGCCACCGGTGTTGATGTTATCTCCATGGGATTTATTACCCACTCGGCCCCCAGTATGGATTTAAGTTTGGAAATTCTGCATTGA
- a CDS encoding ZPR1 zinc finger domain-containing protein, with protein sequence MKMDCPICQGQKCMDAITRTEEVPYFGEIMESTLLCSSCGYKHSDVICLDQKDPVRYSIEIDSSKLSARLVKSQSATLSIPELGLKVEPGPKSLGYVSNVEGVIDRFQKAVKTAMNLFEDDESQKNAKIILEELQKVRKGEKKVELILEDPFGQSSIMHQEASHRKLEEDEIKNLKTGFFTLSPDEIDSS encoded by the coding sequence ATGAAAATGGATTGTCCAATTTGCCAGGGGCAAAAATGTATGGATGCCATTACCCGCACCGAAGAAGTACCTTATTTTGGGGAAATTATGGAGTCCACTTTACTATGTAGTTCCTGTGGATATAAACACTCTGATGTAATTTGTCTGGATCAAAAAGACCCGGTTAGATATTCAATAGAAATTGATTCCTCTAAATTAAGTGCTAGATTAGTTAAATCCCAATCAGCAACCCTTAGCATCCCTGAATTAGGACTTAAGGTTGAACCAGGCCCTAAATCATTGGGATATGTCTCCAATGTAGAAGGAGTAATTGATAGGTTCCAGAAAGCAGTGAAAACTGCCATGAATCTTTTTGAAGATGATGAATCCCAAAAAAATGCTAAAATAATTTTAGAAGAACTCCAAAAAGTACGAAAAGGAGAAAAAAAAGTAGAATTAATACTAGAAGATCCTTTTGGCCAAAGTAGCATAATGCATCAGGAAGCAAGTCATAGAAAGCTTGAAGAAGATGAAATAAAGAATTTAAAAACAGGTTTTTTTACTTTATCCCCTGATGAAATAGATAGCAGTTAA
- a CDS encoding 3H domain-containing protein — translation MKKPYVILIGSASGIGKSTIASELAKELGIKHLIETDFIREIVRGIIGPDYAPALHKSSYDAYTTLRQKEKFEENDEGLINAGFEEHASFVIPAIEKVIKRAVDDFDDVVIEGVHLVPGLINIDKFKDKASIHFFILSADEDIHKERFVKRAMKIKRGGKHLEYFKENRSIHNFLASQAHKNNVPVINNTEIGCTIKRMLSIIKENCKVIIFKHSVDFLEEVINIILTKYNGRIVDVSYFLPGFSEPLKRKVNIYDPKDAQRFIDMLNSNPKRKNDLERLYNLSDNIHSHKICAPDKQSLDKMINELRKKGFIYEGDLSKR, via the coding sequence TTGAAAAAGCCATATGTAATCTTGATAGGTAGTGCTTCTGGTATTGGAAAATCCACAATTGCGTCGGAATTGGCAAAAGAATTAGGAATAAAACATCTGATAGAAACTGATTTCATCCGAGAAATTGTCAGGGGGATAATTGGACCAGATTATGCTCCTGCTCTCCATAAATCATCTTATGATGCTTACACTACTCTAAGGCAGAAAGAAAAATTTGAGGAGAATGACGAAGGATTGATAAATGCTGGATTTGAAGAACATGCTTCTTTTGTTATTCCAGCTATTGAAAAAGTTATCAAGCGTGCCGTGGATGACTTTGATGATGTGGTTATCGAAGGGGTGCACCTGGTACCCGGACTCATAAATATTGATAAATTCAAGGATAAAGCATCCATACATTTTTTTATTTTATCAGCAGATGAGGATATCCACAAAGAAAGGTTCGTTAAAAGAGCCATGAAGATAAAGCGTGGTGGGAAACATCTGGAATATTTCAAAGAAAATCGAAGTATTCATAATTTCCTGGCTTCTCAAGCCCACAAAAATAATGTTCCAGTAATAAATAATACTGAAATCGGTTGCACCATTAAAAGAATGTTATCTATAATTAAAGAAAATTGTAAGGTTATTATTTTCAAGCACTCTGTAGATTTTCTAGAAGAAGTAATCAATATCATACTAACCAAATACAATGGAAGAATTGTTGATGTATCTTATTTCTTACCCGGATTCTCTGAACCTTTAAAAAGAAAAGTAAATATTTACGACCCTAAAGATGCCCAGAGATTCATTGATATGCTCAATAGTAACCCCAAAAGAAAAAATGATCTGGAAAGGTTATACAACCTTTCTGATAATATCCATAGTCATAAAATCTGTGCTCCAGATAAACAATCTCTGGATAAAATGATAAATGAGCTACGCAAAAAAGGTTTCATCTACGAGGGAGATTTAAGTAAAAGATAG
- a CDS encoding roadblock/LC7 domain-containing protein produces MIGRILKDLGRINGVNGSLVVGKDGLIIESEVPSDIDSELVAAMSSAVFGTAERSAEEMKHEPLEQVMIEGNRGKTLMIDAGEGILVVITDIDINLGLIRIEMRRSSERVKDLLT; encoded by the coding sequence ATGATAGGAAGAATACTTAAAGATTTAGGTAGGATCAATGGAGTAAATGGATCTTTGGTTGTTGGAAAAGACGGTTTGATTATAGAAAGCGAAGTGCCTTCTGATATAGATTCGGAACTGGTTGCAGCTATGTCTTCAGCTGTTTTTGGTACAGCTGAGAGATCTGCAGAAGAAATGAAGCATGAACCTTTAGAACAAGTAATGATAGAGGGGAATAGAGGTAAGACTCTGATGATAGATGCTGGTGAAGGAATATTAGTGGTGATAACAGATATAGATATAAATCTGGGACTCATTCGTATTGAAATGAGGAGAAGTTCAGAAAGAGTAAAAGATTTATTAACTTAA
- a CDS encoding DUF1611 domain-containing protein translates to MYVVSSVEELQKLNPFIVIGCGGGGEKFSNFEGVETVGFVDDDPKKHGKSFCGFQVASNLPDLFNETSAKSVAIMLPIGAEGSALKYAVEAINSGKNVVTSFRSLPLMENTSLLKFANQKKVIVKEISPRLDVIEKIFGMAPSKCTEILPKINYQHKSPVIYIGGTSQECGKRTTTRLLGKEAHERGLEVGVISTDEMGLEKPADLNFRAGSLSVMDVASSLMGSIKYLEEKKDPDIIFVESQASLTELGNPHPRGLSAAILIGSIPDASILCHRPNHPYRKPRGIMEEIKAIESVEPTSVLGISLNLRDSDEEGILKRYESKYSLPTVDVKNGGCTRLLDVIMNYLGEIKK, encoded by the coding sequence TTGTACGTTGTATCTTCTGTTGAAGAACTTCAAAAGCTTAACCCATTTATTGTTATTGGTTGTGGAGGTGGAGGAGAAAAGTTCTCTAATTTTGAAGGAGTGGAAACGGTAGGATTTGTCGACGATGATCCTAAAAAACATGGGAAATCTTTTTGCGGATTCCAGGTAGCTTCTAATTTACCAGATTTATTCAATGAAACTTCAGCTAAGAGTGTAGCTATAATGCTTCCTATTGGTGCAGAAGGTTCTGCATTGAAATATGCGGTGGAGGCTATAAATAGTGGAAAGAATGTGGTAACTTCATTTAGATCACTTCCTCTTATGGAAAACACCTCTCTTTTGAAATTCGCCAACCAGAAAAAAGTAATTGTAAAGGAGATCAGCCCCCGACTGGATGTAATTGAAAAAATTTTCGGTATGGCTCCTTCTAAATGCACTGAAATTTTACCAAAAATTAATTATCAACATAAATCTCCGGTTATTTATATTGGAGGTACTTCTCAGGAATGTGGAAAAAGGACCACTACTCGTTTATTGGGTAAAGAAGCTCATGAAAGAGGGTTAGAAGTTGGAGTAATCTCCACAGATGAAATGGGCTTAGAAAAACCGGCAGACTTGAACTTCCGGGCAGGAAGCCTTTCGGTTATGGATGTGGCTTCTTCTTTAATGGGTTCAATTAAATATCTGGAAGAAAAAAAAGACCCGGATATTATCTTTGTGGAAAGCCAGGCCAGCTTAACTGAACTGGGAAATCCCCATCCTAGGGGACTATCAGCAGCCATATTAATCGGATCCATACCAGATGCTTCTATTTTATGCCATCGTCCTAACCACCCCTATCGTAAGCCCCGGGGCATTATGGAGGAAATAAAGGCCATAGAATCTGTTGAGCCCACCAGTGTTTTAGGGATTTCTTTAAATTTAAGAGATTCTGATGAAGAGGGGATTTTAAAGAGATATGAGTCGAAATATTCTCTCCCAACAGTGGATGTTAAAAATGGAGGATGCACAAGATTACTGGATGTAATTATGAATTATCTAGGGGAGATTAAAAAATGA
- a CDS encoding cell division protein SepF: MKDVMDFVKKNLGLEEENEEKKEQDSIIVPEHSFYEIILMKARTIDDIDYVTSQILEEKNPIILDLSHLEKESPEDFQVAGEKLKALRVESGVEAILLCKNGKNIIVVTPPEIKLIRKD, from the coding sequence ATGAAGGACGTAATGGATTTTGTTAAAAAAAACCTGGGCCTAGAAGAAGAAAATGAAGAAAAAAAGGAACAAGATTCTATTATAGTTCCTGAACATTCATTTTATGAAATTATTCTGATGAAAGCACGTACTATTGATGACATTGATTATGTGACAAGCCAGATACTCGAGGAAAAAAATCCAATAATACTGGATTTGAGCCATTTGGAAAAGGAAAGTCCGGAAGATTTTCAAGTAGCAGGCGAAAAACTAAAAGCACTTCGAGTAGAATCAGGGGTGGAAGCAATACTTCTTTGTAAAAATGGTAAAAATATAATTGTGGTGACTCCTCCTGAGATTAAATTAATCCGGAAAGACTAA
- a CDS encoding DUF2226 domain-containing protein: MELPITKPSQVSYADELELSKLLEKLTEKEHNGFIRVTHGSEEGYMLFKDGKQVAASYDRHLKYDALEKINYAMEKTDTLIEVFDLKKTQIDYLIDLNKVYMFDIGKKSIPEKPPEMTSNPSQEEYFNPKTASYREPVSDEEKDDDSTEVITNPETNSVEDINQEIEENNSIKTDNDATETFENHSSPIESNSKAGASNNDEVDMDSKTSSDLKNETLKATPQEKLTPVENIKNPLKSEDDSSQISPREEITSEEELILEEEPPEPQIPIDRAELMKKYGLKDVEEEEVDKVLETYKGGEVSIEDLEKIELTLMNKIKKSVMGIPKIGGTEVMVFLDNTNEISGKINIICEYASKGIFSRFMGDSKDIKNLKFHISEIVEMEIRKSFREYPQIVENFEINIDIN, from the coding sequence ATGGAATTACCAATTACCAAGCCATCTCAAGTATCTTATGCTGATGAACTTGAATTATCCAAATTATTAGAAAAATTAACCGAAAAAGAGCATAACGGTTTTATTAGGGTTACCCATGGATCTGAAGAAGGGTATATGCTTTTTAAAGATGGAAAACAAGTTGCAGCTTCTTATGATCGCCATTTGAAATATGATGCCTTAGAGAAGATTAATTATGCTATGGAAAAAACAGATACTTTGATAGAAGTATTTGATTTAAAAAAAACCCAAATAGATTATTTGATTGATTTAAACAAGGTATATATGTTCGATATTGGAAAAAAATCCATTCCTGAGAAACCACCTGAAATGACGAGTAATCCTTCACAAGAAGAATATTTTAATCCCAAAACGGCAAGCTACCGGGAACCAGTATCTGATGAAGAGAAAGATGATGATTCCACTGAAGTTATAACTAATCCTGAAACTAACTCTGTGGAGGATATAAATCAGGAAATAGAGGAAAATAATTCCATTAAAACTGATAATGATGCCACTGAAACATTTGAAAATCATTCCTCCCCCATAGAAAGTAATTCAAAAGCAGGGGCTTCAAATAATGATGAAGTGGATATGGATTCCAAAACCTCTTCTGATTTAAAAAATGAAACTTTAAAAGCCACCCCTCAAGAAAAATTAACTCCGGTAGAAAATATAAAAAACCCCCTAAAATCTGAGGATGATTCTTCTCAAATTTCTCCCAGGGAAGAAATTACATCTGAAGAAGAATTAATCTTAGAAGAAGAACCTCCAGAACCTCAAATACCCATAGATCGTGCTGAACTTATGAAAAAATATGGTTTAAAGGATGTGGAAGAGGAGGAAGTTGATAAAGTTCTTGAAACCTATAAAGGTGGAGAAGTAAGTATTGAAGATCTGGAAAAAATTGAATTAACCCTGATGAATAAAATCAAAAAATCAGTTATGGGCATTCCTAAAATTGGAGGGACAGAAGTAATGGTTTTTTTGGATAATACTAATGAAATATCTGGGAAAATTAATATTATCTGTGAATATGCATCTAAAGGCATATTTTCCCGGTTCATGGGCGATTCTAAGGATATTAAAAATTTAAAGTTTCATATCTCGGAAATAGTCGAAATGGAAATAAGAAAAAGCTTCCGGGAATATCCTCAAATTGTGGAGAATTTTGAGATAAACATAGACATTAATTAA
- the minD gene encoding cell division ATPase MinD — protein sequence MTRVITIASGKGGVGKTTITANLGVALSTYGERTVVLDADIAMANLELILGMEGKSVTLHEVLAGEASIEDAIYEGPSGVRIVPAGISLEGLRNVKLDRLEETLSRLIEDTDILLIDAPAGLEKDALAALAAADELILVTTPEVPSISDALKTKIIATKLGVNILGVVINREQHDKTFLTVDEIETILEVPVISVIPDDPEVSRSAAFGEPIVIKNPKSQVTNSIMKLAADLVGEQYHPIEPDKKGVITKLIDGLMGRR from the coding sequence TTGACCCGGGTTATAACCATTGCATCAGGAAAAGGTGGTGTAGGAAAGACAACCATTACTGCAAATTTAGGTGTAGCATTATCTACCTATGGTGAGAGAACTGTGGTTCTGGATGCAGATATTGCCATGGCTAATTTAGAACTTATATTAGGGATGGAAGGAAAATCAGTAACATTACACGAAGTATTGGCTGGGGAAGCATCTATAGAAGATGCAATTTATGAGGGCCCCAGCGGTGTTAGAATTGTTCCAGCAGGTATTTCTCTGGAAGGCCTAAGAAACGTTAAATTAGACCGGTTAGAAGAAACATTATCCCGACTAATAGAAGATACGGACATTCTTTTAATTGACGCTCCTGCGGGACTGGAAAAGGATGCTCTGGCTGCTCTGGCTGCTGCTGATGAATTAATTCTGGTCACCACACCGGAAGTTCCCTCCATAAGTGATGCATTAAAAACCAAAATAATTGCAACCAAATTAGGAGTAAATATTCTGGGTGTGGTAATTAACCGTGAACAACATGATAAAACTTTTTTAACTGTTGATGAAATCGAAACCATACTCGAAGTTCCAGTTATAAGTGTCATACCTGATGATCCAGAGGTAAGCCGTTCTGCTGCTTTTGGAGAGCCAATAGTTATTAAAAATCCTAAATCACAGGTAACCAATTCTATAATGAAACTTGCAGCAGACCTGGTGGGTGAACAATATCATCCTATTGAACCAGATAAGAAAGGAGTTATTACCAAGCTTATCGACGGACTTATGGGAAGAAGATAG
- a CDS encoding PfkB family carbohydrate kinase → MEVISIGTCNMDFILKVPRFVEIDSEMYIETINTSPGGSALNFAVNLSRNGIKTGLIARLGNDDYGKIILSKVSRENMDISRCLTMNDQTGMAFISVDKGGKRSIYSFMGANAKLNLLKEDIDYIKSSPFTHLTGVYWEVAYDVAQYAPKLSFSPGSLLSSYGVDKLKRVLKKLNYYF, encoded by the coding sequence GTGGAAGTTATAAGCATAGGAACCTGTAATATGGATTTTATTTTGAAGGTACCTCGCTTTGTTGAAATAGACAGTGAAATGTATATTGAAACAATTAATACTTCGCCTGGTGGATCTGCTCTTAATTTTGCTGTTAATCTATCTAGAAATGGCATTAAAACGGGATTAATAGCTCGTCTGGGAAATGATGATTATGGGAAAATAATTCTAAGCAAAGTTAGCAGGGAAAACATGGACATTTCCCGTTGCCTGACCATGAATGATCAAACCGGAATGGCATTTATAAGTGTAGATAAAGGTGGGAAAAGATCTATCTATTCCTTCATGGGAGCCAATGCAAAATTAAATCTTTTAAAAGAAGATATTGATTATATTAAATCCTCTCCCTTTACCCATTTAACTGGTGTTTACTGGGAGGTGGCTTATGATGTGGCCCAGTACGCCCCAAAACTATCCTTTTCTCCTGGATCACTTTTATCCTCCTATGGGGTGGATAAATTAAAAAGAGTGCTAAAAAAACTGAATTATTATTTTTAA
- a CDS encoding carbohydrate kinase family protein, whose translation MLTGEKTYEGSQLLLEEGVSNVIVTRGKEGAIIYSRDNTISASTKKVKALDTTGAGDAFAAGFVFKWLKGEKEEKCLEFANQSAFRCLNILGGIN comes from the coding sequence ATTTTAACCGGGGAAAAAACTTATGAAGGTTCTCAGTTACTTCTAGAAGAAGGGGTTAGTAATGTGATTGTAACCCGGGGAAAAGAGGGAGCCATAATTTACTCCAGGGATAATACCATCTCTGCCAGTACAAAAAAAGTAAAAGCCTTAGATACAACTGGAGCGGGGGATGCTTTTGCAGCAGGATTTGTTTTTAAATGGTTAAAAGGAGAAAAAGAAGAAAAATGCCTGGAATTTGCAAACCAGTCTGCATTTAGATGTCTTAACATATTAGGGGGGATAAATTAA